A single genomic interval of Syntrophobotulus glycolicus DSM 8271 harbors:
- a CDS encoding CpsB/CapC family capsule biosynthesis tyrosine phosphatase — MIDYHSHILPCMDDGSRDTEESLQMLRLSAGQGVDTIIATPHFYLCKETVHSFLLRRRYAHELLEKACHNESGLPQIILGAETAYFSGISVNREIERLCIAGTRHLLLEMPFETWSGRILTEVCNLALSRRINPIIAHMERYIATENVKAFPVLLRNGVLMQLNADFLISRRTRKTALTYLTQNCASLLGSDSHNMTTRKPNMDKGYQYIRDMLGESRINELEALGRAILNSRKSQGPF, encoded by the coding sequence ATGATCGATTATCATTCACACATCTTACCCTGCATGGATGACGGAAGCCGGGATACAGAGGAATCTCTGCAGATGCTCCGGTTATCTGCCGGACAGGGTGTCGACACCATAATCGCCACCCCGCACTTTTATCTGTGTAAGGAGACGGTTCACAGCTTTTTGCTCAGGAGACGTTATGCTCATGAGCTGCTGGAAAAGGCCTGCCACAATGAATCCGGACTCCCTCAAATCATCCTGGGAGCAGAAACAGCCTATTTCTCCGGAATCAGCGTCAATAGAGAGATTGAACGTCTCTGCATTGCCGGAACAAGGCACCTCTTACTGGAAATGCCCTTTGAAACATGGTCTGGCCGTATACTCACGGAAGTCTGCAATCTTGCCTTAAGCAGGAGAATCAATCCGATTATCGCCCATATGGAGCGGTATATCGCAACAGAAAATGTCAAGGCCTTCCCAGTATTATTGCGCAATGGAGTGCTTATGCAGCTAAACGCTGATTTCTTGATTTCCAGGCGGACGCGAAAAACGGCCTTAACATACTTAACGCAAAACTGCGCCAGCCTGTTAGGATCAGATTCCCACAATATGACTACCCGTAAACCAAACATGGATAAAGGTTATCAATATATACGCGACATGCTCGGAGAGTCCAGAATAAACGAACTGGAAGCGCTCGGCAGAGCAATTCTTAACAGCCGGAAATCACAGGGCCCGTTTTAA
- a CDS encoding CpsD/CapB family tyrosine-protein kinase, which yields MRGIKRLLNKGRNKTPDIVRDKLNILNSDSAFSTIEEYKALRTNITFCLPSGQCKIIGITSAEAEEGKSITCINLALAFAETKARVLIIDCDLRRPRISSLLSMPASPGLSNVLVSLSSPDEVIHTMSNSTADVILSGDIPPNPSELLASDQMRLLLEQLAKKYDYIFLDSPPINLVTDAVILSKWLTGILFVVRAGLSEKGSVINAVNHLTFVGGNILGFLLNGIKTKSTSSRYSKYYR from the coding sequence ATGAGAGGAATCAAACGTCTGCTGAATAAAGGTCGGAACAAAACACCAGACATTGTCCGCGACAAGCTGAATATTCTGAACTCCGACTCTGCCTTTTCCACCATAGAAGAATATAAAGCATTGCGGACAAACATCACCTTCTGTCTTCCGTCCGGCCAATGCAAAATCATCGGGATTACCAGCGCAGAGGCTGAGGAGGGAAAAAGCATCACCTGTATTAATCTCGCTCTTGCCTTTGCGGAAACAAAAGCACGGGTACTCATCATCGATTGTGATCTACGACGGCCCCGGATATCCAGCCTGCTCAGTATGCCGGCATCACCAGGACTCAGTAACGTGCTGGTGAGTCTCAGCTCACCGGACGAGGTCATCCATACTATGAGTAACTCAACGGCCGATGTGATTTTATCGGGAGACATCCCCCCCAACCCCTCAGAACTGCTGGCTTCCGATCAGATGCGATTATTGTTGGAGCAATTGGCAAAAAAATATGACTATATTTTCTTAGACAGCCCGCCCATCAATTTGGTTACCGATGCTGTCATTTTATCCAAATGGCTGACCGGAATTCTTTTTGTTGTCAGAGCAGGCTTATCTGAAAAAGGGAGTGTAATCAATGCTGTCAATCATTTGACCTTTGTCGGCGGGAACATTTTAGGTTTTCTGCTCAATGGCATCAAAACAAAGAGCACCTCCAGCCGTTATTCTAAATATTACAGATAG
- a CDS encoding YveK family protein codes for MPTQLYREFDLWKTLNVLWKKAWIIILGTGLSGAIALGITYYFMTPLYTASIKLYVNNSTELAVQITDSDMKASQSLIKTYMTIIQSDTVLEKVITTLGLPPSNEQTKKIREMVSTNTIYDTEVFAVSVTAANPDEAAQIANTIAGIVPNYIGEIVQGSSVKVVDMAKAPTEKASPSLALHTLIGLMLGLVLSISGILLTELLDRRIETESDLERMFKLPVLGSITDFEHVSKHGYASYNYELSHQEGVQI; via the coding sequence ATGCCGACACAACTATATAGAGAGTTTGATCTATGGAAAACATTGAATGTTCTGTGGAAAAAGGCCTGGATTATTATCTTGGGCACAGGCTTATCCGGAGCCATAGCATTAGGGATTACTTACTATTTTATGACGCCTTTGTATACGGCAAGTATTAAATTATATGTGAACAATTCCACTGAGCTTGCCGTTCAAATCACAGACAGCGATATGAAGGCATCTCAGTCTCTGATTAAAACCTATATGACGATCATTCAAAGCGATACCGTATTGGAAAAAGTGATCACTACGCTTGGATTGCCGCCTTCCAATGAACAGACCAAGAAAATCAGGGAAATGGTCAGCACAAATACCATCTATGATACCGAAGTTTTTGCCGTATCCGTAACAGCGGCCAATCCTGACGAGGCGGCGCAGATCGCCAATACAATTGCAGGCATTGTCCCGAATTATATTGGGGAAATTGTTCAAGGCAGTTCCGTGAAAGTCGTGGATATGGCCAAAGCTCCCACAGAAAAAGCGTCGCCTTCCCTGGCCCTCCATACACTGATCGGCCTGATGCTTGGACTTGTCTTGTCCATCTCCGGGATTCTTCTCACCGAGCTGCTGGATAGACGTATTGAGACAGAATCGGATTTAGAAAGGATGTTCAAGCTCCCCGTATTAGGCTCTATCACAGACTTTGAGCATGTCTCAAAACACGGCTACGCCAGCTACAACTATGAATTGTCTCATCAGGAAGGAGTGCAGATATGA
- the galE gene encoding UDP-glucose 4-epimerase GalE: MSILITGGAGYIGSHTVVELQNAGYSVVVVDNFSNSFPEALRRVEKITGKRVPFYKADIRDRSAMEEIFRKEKFECCIHFAGFKAVGQSVTAPWEYYDNNINGTLALIDVMRKYRTKNMIFSSSATVYGKPAFVPITEDCPKGKIVNPYGRTKSMQEEILADIQKADPEWNVILLRYFNPIGAHISGLIGESPVGIPGNLVPYIAQVAVRRLEKLLIYGNDYHTRDGTGIRDYIHVSDLAVGHVKALEAVRQNPGLEIYNLGTGKGYSVLEVVRCFEQVSGVPIPCQVVSRRPGDIAVCYADAGKAERELKWKTTRSLADMCLDSWRWQLGNPNGYHDACS, encoded by the coding sequence ATGTCAATATTAATAACAGGCGGAGCAGGATATATTGGAAGCCACACTGTGGTCGAGCTCCAAAACGCAGGCTATTCTGTGGTGGTTGTGGATAATTTTTCAAATTCCTTTCCGGAAGCCCTCCGGCGTGTGGAAAAAATCACAGGGAAACGCGTCCCCTTCTACAAGGCGGATATCCGGGACAGATCAGCCATGGAAGAGATATTTCGTAAAGAAAAATTTGAATGCTGCATTCATTTTGCGGGATTCAAAGCAGTAGGCCAATCTGTCACAGCTCCCTGGGAATATTACGACAACAATATAAACGGGACATTGGCACTGATCGATGTGATGAGAAAGTACCGCACAAAAAACATGATTTTTTCTTCTTCGGCAACAGTATATGGAAAGCCGGCCTTTGTTCCCATCACGGAAGACTGCCCAAAAGGCAAAATTGTCAACCCTTACGGGCGAACCAAATCCATGCAGGAGGAGATCCTGGCCGATATCCAAAAAGCAGATCCTGAATGGAACGTCATCCTGCTCCGCTATTTCAACCCGATCGGCGCCCATATCAGCGGCCTGATCGGGGAAAGTCCGGTGGGTATTCCCGGAAATCTGGTGCCCTATATCGCTCAAGTAGCTGTCAGAAGGCTGGAAAAACTGCTGATTTACGGGAATGATTATCATACCAGAGATGGAACAGGGATACGTGATTATATCCATGTTTCGGATCTGGCTGTAGGACATGTAAAAGCCCTGGAAGCCGTCCGGCAAAACCCGGGCCTGGAAATTTACAATCTGGGAACCGGAAAGGGATACAGTGTTTTGGAAGTTGTCCGATGCTTTGAACAGGTCTCAGGCGTTCCTATTCCTTGCCAGGTTGTAAGCAGGCGTCCCGGAGATATTGCCGTCTGCTATGCAGATGCCGGTAAGGCTGAACGGGAATTAAAGTGGAAAACAACCCGCAGCCTTGCAGATATGTGCTTGGATTCCTGGCGCTGGCAGCTCGGAAATCCCAATGGATATCATGACGCATGCTCTTGA
- a CDS encoding Coenzyme F420 hydrogenase/dehydrogenase, beta subunit C-terminal domain encodes MAVFLQNKAHCCGCGACKDVCSGAAIEMKADEEGFLYPSIDSSKCVNCQDCAHVCPFIQPIAPKGARKPKAYIARHISSEVCLTSTSGGVFTALSDHILRFGGAVYGAGFGKRMTVEHQRALTAAQRDFFKGSKYVQSNMAGIYEQIRDDLSVGKLVLFTGTPCQNAAVKNRLTKTSLSLSSVIFCDLVCHGVSSPVIWADFIRDLEKRYHSIITNYQFRPKTSGYLSSNELCHLEKGLSVSLDQTWNQYNPLFYAGIIMRPSCYSCPYACLPRVSDITIADCGHVDLSAQQLDLPNGISTVLTNTDKGASLLAAVSPSLQLYESAIAEIMQPRLESPCPEPSLRFVFWNNYTRNGFHYACRKYFGRFYRIKCKSKFALKRIMQY; translated from the coding sequence ATGGCAGTATTTCTTCAAAATAAAGCACACTGCTGTGGCTGCGGGGCCTGCAAGGATGTCTGCTCCGGGGCGGCTATTGAAATGAAGGCTGACGAGGAGGGCTTTTTATATCCCAGCATCGACTCGTCCAAATGCGTCAATTGTCAGGATTGTGCGCACGTTTGCCCGTTTATTCAGCCGATCGCCCCGAAAGGGGCAAGAAAACCCAAAGCGTATATTGCCCGACATATCAGCTCTGAGGTTTGTCTGACAAGTACATCGGGCGGGGTATTTACAGCACTCTCCGATCACATTTTAAGATTCGGCGGAGCCGTCTACGGCGCAGGCTTTGGCAAGAGGATGACCGTTGAACATCAAAGGGCATTGACAGCCGCCCAGCGGGATTTTTTCAAAGGTTCCAAGTATGTACAAAGCAATATGGCCGGCATCTATGAACAGATAAGAGATGATCTGTCCGTGGGAAAGCTCGTGCTTTTTACCGGAACACCCTGCCAGAATGCGGCTGTAAAAAACAGATTGACGAAGACAAGCCTTTCCCTTTCAAGTGTAATTTTCTGCGACCTGGTCTGTCACGGCGTGTCCAGTCCGGTAATCTGGGCGGATTTTATCAGAGATCTGGAAAAAAGATATCATTCCATCATTACAAATTATCAGTTCCGGCCAAAAACAAGCGGTTATCTTTCTTCAAATGAGCTTTGTCACCTGGAAAAAGGATTGTCGGTTTCTTTAGACCAAACCTGGAATCAATATAATCCATTGTTCTACGCCGGAATCATCATGAGGCCGTCTTGTTACAGCTGCCCGTATGCCTGCCTCCCCCGCGTTTCCGATATCACAATCGCCGATTGCGGACATGTTGATCTGTCCGCACAACAGCTTGATCTTCCCAACGGGATATCTACCGTGCTGACAAACACAGACAAAGGTGCAAGTCTGTTGGCAGCCGTTTCTCCCTCGTTGCAATTGTACGAATCCGCCATCGCCGAAATTATGCAGCCCCGGCTGGAATCGCCCTGCCCGGAACCGTCTCTGCGCTTTGTGTTTTGGAACAATTATACCCGGAACGGCTTTCACTATGCGTGCCGGAAATATTTTGGCCGCTTTTACCGCATCAAATGCAAAAGCAAGTTTGCTCTAAAACGAATCATGCAGTATTGA
- a CDS encoding lipopolysaccharide biosynthesis protein — MSRTEKFIKNTIGAAVLQSVTLAVGFIIPHVLLVHYGSEVNGLISSLTQFISYFSLLEAGLSGAVVFSLYKPLAQGQTDEISGIVAGAKRFYIQTGYFFCIFVLLLAFLYPVLVYAQHLTQTEIFLLTLILGTNGALEFFTLAKYRSILTADQRTYVISCSNVIHLALYALIVCLTASGGLNIVMVRFLALFSISVRTLLLMLYCRKHYRYLNFNAKPNTGALKQRWDVFYQQLLAAVQSGMPIILTTVILGLKSVSVYTVYYLVIGGINGIMGIFTNGLSAGFGDVIARKETDKLNSLIREFEVIYYFLLSAAYSVTLVMILPFIRLYTRNITDVTYEIPSIAFLFVLSGFCYCMKAPQSVLVIAAGKYKETRTQSTAAALIITGGGIILAFPFGLHGIVAASILSDLYRTWALLLFVTKHITALPLQESCGRILRAFIVCAITVLPYLLFPWSADNIIQWIMRALLVGIHALILAFLNVLVFEPRQLKYLFKRIQSFFKKEGTTYGSISSK, encoded by the coding sequence ATGAGCAGAACGGAAAAATTCATTAAAAATACAATTGGAGCGGCCGTCCTTCAGAGTGTAACACTAGCCGTCGGATTTATTATTCCTCACGTTCTGTTGGTCCATTACGGTTCCGAAGTAAACGGACTGATCTCTTCCCTAACCCAGTTCATTTCCTATTTCAGCTTACTAGAGGCCGGATTGAGCGGGGCTGTGGTCTTTTCTTTATATAAGCCGCTTGCCCAGGGACAAACTGACGAAATCAGCGGAATTGTTGCGGGAGCAAAAAGGTTTTACATCCAAACAGGCTATTTTTTTTGTATCTTCGTCCTTTTACTTGCTTTCTTATACCCTGTGTTGGTCTATGCTCAACATCTTACTCAAACCGAAATTTTTCTGCTCACCCTGATTTTAGGGACAAACGGAGCCCTTGAATTCTTTACCCTTGCCAAATACAGGTCGATATTGACTGCCGATCAGCGCACTTATGTCATTTCCTGTTCCAATGTAATTCATCTTGCTTTATATGCCCTCATTGTCTGTCTCACAGCATCCGGCGGGCTGAATATCGTTATGGTTCGTTTCCTGGCCCTATTCTCGATCTCTGTGCGCACTTTGCTGCTTATGTTGTACTGCCGGAAACACTATCGATATTTAAATTTTAACGCAAAGCCGAACACCGGGGCGCTCAAACAACGGTGGGATGTTTTTTATCAACAGCTCTTGGCCGCTGTGCAGTCAGGTATGCCGATCATTCTTACCACAGTTATTCTCGGTCTGAAATCAGTCAGCGTTTATACCGTCTATTATCTGGTGATTGGCGGCATAAACGGTATCATGGGCATCTTCACCAACGGGCTGTCAGCCGGTTTCGGTGATGTCATCGCCCGAAAAGAGACAGACAAACTGAACTCTTTGATCAGGGAATTTGAAGTGATCTATTATTTTCTGCTGAGTGCGGCTTATTCCGTAACGCTGGTCATGATCCTGCCATTTATCAGGTTGTATACCAGAAATATTACGGATGTGACATATGAAATCCCTTCAATTGCTTTCTTGTTTGTCCTCAGCGGTTTTTGCTATTGTATGAAAGCCCCTCAGAGCGTATTGGTCATTGCGGCGGGGAAATACAAAGAAACCAGAACACAAAGCACTGCCGCCGCTCTGATTATCACAGGAGGCGGAATCATTCTCGCCTTTCCCTTCGGCTTACATGGAATTGTCGCCGCCTCAATCCTTTCCGATCTTTATCGCACATGGGCGCTTTTACTTTTTGTCACAAAACACATTACCGCTCTCCCCTTGCAAGAATCCTGCGGGAGAATACTACGCGCCTTCATCGTATGTGCGATCACCGTACTTCCTTACCTGCTGTTTCCCTGGTCTGCCGATAACATCATCCAATGGATCATGCGGGCACTTCTTGTCGGCATCCATGCCCTTATTCTCGCTTTCCTGAACGTGCTGGTTTTTGAACCAAGGCAATTAAAATATCTTTTCAAGCGGATCCAATCTTTTTTTAAGAAAGAGGGAACGACATATGGCAGTATTTCTTCAAAATAA
- a CDS encoding polysaccharide pyruvyl transferase family protein: MNIGILSFPHSSSFGASLQLFALYRSLERLGGDVEVINYHNDHMRWERHAENTSKKPITSLLQPLVRKIIHHKGYRGFSDFERTMRFYPKRCLTHPSGLSPLQARYDLLICGSDQVWNTEITNHDYSYFLDFCTDDQKKASYAPSFGLESFPSATEQEKIGELLKRFRHLCVREQAGQALVKSLTGIVPPIVPDPTLLLTGEEWAGEAAPPVFGDERYLLYYTVKDSEALYRFARRLSAKTGCRLVRIGGNFLNRFKSNTEFFCDATPREWLSLFINAQSVVTNSFHGIAFSINLKKNFFFEYSSDTNSRLKNIVEHFHLENRNSALGENSFTEIDYRQVDSILNQDRQSAVRYLRNMIKEWI; encoded by the coding sequence ATGAACATTGGTATTCTTTCATTTCCCCATTCTTCAAGCTTTGGCGCTTCCCTTCAGCTGTTCGCCTTGTACCGCTCCCTTGAAAGACTGGGCGGAGATGTTGAGGTAATCAATTATCACAATGATCATATGCGCTGGGAAAGACATGCCGAAAACACCTCGAAAAAGCCGATAACAAGCCTGCTCCAGCCGCTGGTCAGAAAAATCATCCATCACAAAGGATACCGAGGCTTTTCCGATTTTGAAAGAACCATGCGGTTTTATCCAAAGCGTTGCCTCACCCATCCTTCCGGCCTCAGTCCCCTGCAAGCCCGGTATGATCTGTTGATCTGCGGCAGCGATCAGGTATGGAATACCGAGATAACCAATCATGATTACAGCTATTTTTTGGACTTTTGTACGGATGATCAGAAAAAAGCTTCCTACGCCCCCAGCTTTGGCCTGGAATCTTTCCCCTCTGCGACAGAGCAGGAAAAGATCGGAGAGCTGCTCAAACGGTTCCGCCACCTCTGTGTCCGGGAGCAGGCCGGACAAGCCCTTGTGAAAAGTCTTACGGGAATCGTTCCCCCTATTGTTCCCGATCCTACGCTGTTGCTGACCGGCGAAGAGTGGGCAGGTGAAGCGGCACCCCCAGTTTTTGGCGATGAGCGTTATCTCCTGTACTACACTGTGAAGGATTCCGAAGCCCTCTATCGGTTTGCCCGGAGATTGTCTGCCAAAACCGGCTGCAGGCTGGTTCGCATCGGGGGGAATTTTTTAAACCGGTTCAAAAGCAACACTGAGTTCTTTTGTGATGCGACGCCGAGAGAATGGCTTTCCCTGTTCATCAATGCTCAATCTGTCGTAACAAATTCCTTCCACGGAATTGCTTTTTCCATTAACCTCAAGAAAAATTTTTTCTTTGAGTATTCTTCGGATACCAATTCCAGGCTGAAAAATATTGTGGAACACTTTCATCTGGAAAACAGAAACTCCGCATTGGGAGAAAACAGCTTTACGGAGATTGATTACCGTCAAGTGGACTCTATTCTTAATCAGGACCGGCAAAGCGCTGTCCGTTATCTCCGAAACATGATCAAGGAATGGATATGA
- a CDS encoding O-antigen ligase family protein yields the protein MSSIVLRKYPYEYDGLSADRQGLSLLSCFGLSLASAALLLGGLFSPVFALSAFVIHVCMLLFLTERDMFSQMAFLLPFAAIYKIGGFPTSLYTILLFILVAVLALKRKTIRCTTLFSVLILLAYLLVQFSGDFLTIVKLCAFLLLFLLFTERAGPDYLKKMTLLFSLGLITSSTMGLFKASLPKINYYLSQADSLYIDGVLYSRFTGLVSDPNYYSAGIMICLAALTVLYLKKELGIEYWLLFIILSGFGFLTYSKSFTLFYSLLVFVSAFTLLKAGSKKRRLLVIIGIAIVLSAVILAILQERIELINIMIRRFQTEDATTGRSALWLWYIDFLKQRPFTLCFGVGANNNMINGRAVHNFYLEIVYHLGLIGAILYLIPVSFALFIRQRTSKRVFFNYFPVVLLIMISFFLNELFDYYLPFYLIFCWMILNRQLPQAKGLNPNFPPTERR from the coding sequence ATGAGCAGTATTGTATTGAGGAAATATCCGTATGAATATGATGGACTCTCGGCTGACCGGCAAGGTTTAAGCCTTTTATCATGTTTTGGGCTTAGCCTGGCATCAGCTGCTCTCCTGCTTGGCGGCCTGTTCAGCCCGGTCTTTGCGCTGTCGGCATTTGTCATCCATGTCTGTATGCTTTTGTTCCTTACAGAACGAGACATGTTCAGCCAAATGGCTTTTCTATTGCCATTTGCCGCCATTTATAAAATTGGTGGCTTTCCAACCTCACTGTATACCATTTTGCTTTTTATTCTTGTCGCTGTGCTTGCTTTGAAAAGGAAGACAATCAGATGTACAACACTGTTTTCTGTGCTCATCCTCCTTGCGTATCTGCTTGTGCAATTTTCAGGTGATTTTCTGACCATAGTCAAGCTCTGCGCCTTCCTTCTGCTGTTTTTGCTGTTTACAGAACGCGCCGGCCCGGATTACCTCAAAAAGATGACCCTTCTATTCTCCCTTGGCCTGATCACTTCTTCGACTATGGGGCTTTTCAAAGCTTCACTGCCCAAAATCAATTATTACCTTTCTCAAGCTGATTCTCTGTATATCGACGGAGTGCTTTATTCCAGGTTCACCGGTTTGGTTTCCGATCCAAATTACTATTCGGCGGGAATTATGATCTGTCTTGCCGCCCTCACTGTTCTCTATCTTAAGAAAGAGCTAGGAATTGAATACTGGTTGCTTTTTATCATATTATCAGGATTTGGCTTTCTTACTTACAGCAAATCGTTTACGCTGTTCTACTCCCTGCTGGTTTTTGTCTCTGCCTTTACTTTGTTGAAAGCGGGATCAAAGAAAAGACGTTTATTGGTCATCATTGGTATTGCTATCGTCCTCTCAGCCGTTATACTTGCCATCCTTCAGGAACGGATTGAGCTGATCAACATCATGATCAGGCGCTTTCAAACAGAGGACGCGACAACAGGCCGCTCCGCGCTGTGGCTATGGTACATCGATTTTTTGAAGCAGCGTCCGTTCACTTTGTGTTTTGGCGTAGGTGCCAACAATAACATGATAAACGGCAGGGCAGTCCACAATTTTTATCTTGAAATCGTCTACCATCTTGGCCTGATCGGAGCGATCCTGTATTTGATACCGGTGTCCTTTGCTCTTTTTATCCGGCAAAGGACAAGCAAGAGAGTATTTTTTAACTATTTCCCGGTTGTACTGCTGATCATGATCAGCTTCTTCCTTAACGAGCTGTTTGACTACTACTTACCCTTTTACCTCATCTTTTGCTGGATGATCTTGAATAGGCAGCTGCCACAAGCCAAAGGCCTCAACCCCAATTTTCCCCCGACAGAAAGGAGATGA
- a CDS encoding glycosyltransferase, producing the protein MQKRLLFVMTTLRAGGIATSLCNLLQELDKDKKISVDLLLFHPDANDIEDLPLSVNLMAANSLADLIAISQKESWEKGVHLWLTRYLLGGLTKVCGDTLPYKLIFASNRKYSGYDWAISCTQSAPPNSLYGGCNEFVLHNVLSKQKAAFIHCDYVAYGLNNRHNHHIYKRFDRIAVVSQSVKDIFLSAEPGLAGKTTVVRNCHNQKKILTLAGNEPLAYRKDILNIVTVARLSEEKGHFRALEALSVLKNDGHSFLWHIVGGGTRSFENKLKAQIRVLGLEGYVQMYGNQSNPYRYMTNADLLLVPSFHEAAPMVFGEAQLLGLPILTTATVSAVEMVAGSGTGFVCENSTGGLIKGLKGVFENRESLTAVKKRQLFTRRYDNSSALNEFYRLID; encoded by the coding sequence ATGCAAAAAAGACTTTTGTTTGTGATGACAACTCTGCGGGCGGGCGGTATCGCCACCTCTCTTTGCAATCTGTTGCAGGAACTGGATAAAGACAAAAAAATCAGCGTCGATTTGCTCCTCTTCCATCCGGATGCCAATGACATCGAGGACCTGCCTTTATCTGTGAATCTCATGGCGGCAAATTCTCTGGCTGATCTTATTGCCATCTCTCAAAAAGAGTCTTGGGAAAAAGGAGTTCATCTCTGGCTGACAAGGTATCTTCTCGGCGGGCTCACAAAAGTATGTGGCGATACCCTCCCTTATAAGCTGATCTTTGCCTCCAACCGCAAATATTCAGGCTACGATTGGGCGATATCCTGCACTCAGTCAGCACCGCCCAACAGCCTCTATGGCGGGTGCAACGAATTTGTTTTGCATAATGTCCTGTCAAAACAAAAGGCAGCTTTTATTCATTGTGATTATGTCGCCTACGGGTTAAATAACCGCCATAATCATCACATTTATAAGAGGTTTGACCGTATCGCCGTTGTTTCCCAAAGTGTAAAGGATATCTTCCTTTCGGCGGAACCGGGACTGGCCGGGAAGACCACTGTCGTCAGGAATTGCCATAATCAGAAAAAAATCCTGACCCTGGCTGGAAATGAGCCGCTCGCTTACCGCAAGGATATCCTCAATATCGTGACCGTAGCCAGACTCAGTGAAGAAAAAGGACATTTTCGGGCCTTGGAAGCCTTATCCGTCTTAAAAAATGATGGACACTCTTTTCTTTGGCATATTGTCGGCGGAGGTACGCGTTCTTTCGAGAATAAGCTGAAAGCTCAGATCCGGGTACTCGGCTTAGAAGGATATGTGCAAATGTACGGAAATCAAAGTAATCCCTATCGCTATATGACAAATGCGGATTTGCTTTTGGTCCCGTCCTTTCATGAAGCGGCTCCCATGGTATTCGGAGAAGCTCAACTCCTTGGGCTGCCGATATTGACAACAGCTACAGTTTCCGCGGTGGAAATGGTTGCCGGCAGCGGAACAGGCTTTGTCTGCGAGAACAGCACAGGAGGACTTATAAAGGGCCTCAAAGGGGTTTTTGAAAACAGAGAGAGCTTAACAGCGGTCAAAAAGCGGCAGCTTTTCACGCGCCGGTACGACAATTCCTCGGCGTTAAATGAGTTTTATCGGCTCATCGACTGA
- a CDS encoding glycosyltransferase: MAKGKKKLLFVGRGASGGNQPADGGEYGARRVLSMVQHSMRQENIDYLFLKKPNTVKRMMNMAFRQSYGHTPQAAAQLNQLLHLNYDAAFFNGSIYGDYVKSVCGKKIKTVVFYHNVETVFYRQKYLSSLLMRDYFMYLYIKHNERICTKYADCIITLNERDSRDLQQLYGRKADCCLPTSYPSADIRKIQSAGQKGYFLFVGGNFFANVEGITSFILHALPYLNITLWVAGDCCEALAKNRQVTSNPKVVLKGFLENIEQAYIDAKAVICPIYSGSGMKTKTVEALKYGKAVFATPEAFEGISGDFNKIGGLCKNNSAFISAIRSWLAVDSPPFNRYSYEIFEKHFSNAVVFQRFNEFLHQII; encoded by the coding sequence ATGGCAAAGGGCAAAAAAAAGCTGTTATTTGTCGGTAGAGGCGCCAGCGGCGGCAATCAGCCCGCTGACGGCGGCGAATATGGTGCGCGGCGGGTTCTGAGTATGGTTCAGCATTCTATGCGGCAGGAAAACATTGATTACCTATTCTTAAAAAAACCCAATACAGTCAAGCGGATGATGAACATGGCCTTCAGGCAAAGTTACGGGCATACACCCCAAGCCGCCGCTCAGCTGAACCAGTTACTGCATTTAAATTACGATGCCGCATTTTTTAACGGGTCTATTTACGGAGATTATGTTAAGTCCGTGTGCGGCAAAAAAATAAAAACGGTTGTTTTTTACCATAATGTTGAGACTGTATTTTACCGCCAAAAATATCTGAGCTCCCTGCTGATGAGAGACTATTTTATGTATCTGTATATCAAACATAATGAAAGAATTTGTACGAAATATGCGGATTGCATCATTACCTTAAATGAAAGAGACAGCCGCGATCTTCAGCAATTGTACGGTCGGAAAGCTGACTGCTGTCTGCCGACCAGTTATCCCAGTGCCGATATCCGGAAAATCCAGTCAGCCGGCCAAAAAGGTTATTTTCTCTTTGTCGGCGGAAATTTTTTTGCAAATGTGGAAGGAATCACAAGTTTCATCCTGCATGCCCTCCCTTACCTTAATATTACACTTTGGGTAGCTGGCGACTGCTGTGAAGCGCTTGCCAAAAACCGGCAAGTCACCTCTAATCCCAAGGTTGTATTAAAAGGTTTTTTGGAGAATATTGAGCAGGCTTATATCGACGCCAAGGCAGTGATCTGCCCGATCTATTCCGGCTCAGGGATGAAAACAAAAACAGTGGAAGCGTTAAAATACGGGAAAGCTGTTTTTGCAACACCGGAAGCGTTTGAAGGAATCTCCGGTGATTTCAATAAAATCGGGGGGCTCTGCAAAAACAACAGCGCTTTTATTTCTGCTATCCGTTCCTGGCTTGCCGTAGACTCTCCCCCGTTTAACAGATATTCTTATGAGATTTTCGAGAAACACTTTTCCAATGCTGTCGTATTTCAGCGGTTTAATGAATTTCTTCATCAAATTATTTAA